The following are from one region of the Oncorhynchus masou masou isolate Uvic2021 chromosome 24, UVic_Omas_1.1, whole genome shotgun sequence genome:
- the LOC135512804 gene encoding phospholipid phosphatase 2-like isoform X1 has translation MMDLRKKKMYVLVDVMCVAVAALPFLIMTVVFRPYLRGVYCDDEDIKYPLKPDTITHGLLAAVTISCTVIIISSGEAYLVYSKRIHSNSEFNGYVAALYKVLGTFLFGAAVSQSLTDLAKFSIGRPRPNFMAVCNPKVCKGYVLEINCTGNPRHVTESRLSFYSGHSSFGMYCMLFLALYVQARLRAKWARLLRPTIQFFLVAFAVYVGYTRVSDYKHHWSDVLVGFLQGALIAILNVRHVSDFFKQRPPRCSSQETDESEELERKPSLQMADAEHNNHYSYPGPV, from the exons ATGATGGATTTGAGAAAAAAGAAGATGTATGTCTTGGTGGACGTGATGTGCGTGGCAGTAG CCGCTCTGCCCTTCCTCATCATGACTGTTGTGTTCCGGCCCTACCTGAGGGGTGTGTACTGTGACGATGAGGACATCAAGTACCCCCTCAAACCTGACACCATCACCCACGGCTTGCTGGCTGCAGTCACCATCTCCTGCACTGTCATCATT ATATCATCAGGAGAGGCCTACCTCGTCTACAGTAAGAGGATCCACTCTAACTCTGAGTTCAACGGGTACGTGGCGGCACTCTACAAGGTGCTGGGTACCTTCCTGTTCGGggcagctgtcagccaatcactgACGGACCTGGCCAAGTTCTCCATCGGACGCCCTCGGCCCAACTTCATGGCCGTCTGCAACCCCAAGGTCTGCAAAGGCTACGTGCTGGAGATCAACTGCACCGGCAATCCTCGGCACGTCACTGAGTCCAG GCTGTCCTTCTACTCTGGCCACTCCTCCTTtgggatgtactgtatgctgTTTCTAGCA ttgTATGTCCAGGCGAGACTGAGGGCTAAGTGGGCAAGACTCCTCCGGCCCACAATCCAGTTCTTCCTTGTGGCCTTTGCGGTGTACGTGGGCTACACCCGCGTGTCCGATTACAAGCACCACTGGAGCGACGTTCTGGTGGGCTTCCTCCAAGGCGCTCTCATCGCCATCCTCAAC GTGCGCCACGTATCAGACTTCTTCAAGCAGCGCCCTCCCCGCTGTTCCAGCCAAGAGACGGATGAGAGCGAGGAACTGGAGCGCAAACCCAGCTTGCAGATGGCCGATGCAGAGCACAACAACCATTACAGCTACCCAGGGCCTGTGTGA
- the LOC135512804 gene encoding phospholipid phosphatase 2-like isoform X2 yields MTVVFRPYLRGVYCDDEDIKYPLKPDTITHGLLAAVTISCTVIIISSGEAYLVYSKRIHSNSEFNGYVAALYKVLGTFLFGAAVSQSLTDLAKFSIGRPRPNFMAVCNPKVCKGYVLEINCTGNPRHVTESRLSFYSGHSSFGMYCMLFLALYVQARLRAKWARLLRPTIQFFLVAFAVYVGYTRVSDYKHHWSDVLVGFLQGALIAILNVRHVSDFFKQRPPRCSSQETDESEELERKPSLQMADAEHNNHYSYPGPV; encoded by the exons ATGACTGTTGTGTTCCGGCCCTACCTGAGGGGTGTGTACTGTGACGATGAGGACATCAAGTACCCCCTCAAACCTGACACCATCACCCACGGCTTGCTGGCTGCAGTCACCATCTCCTGCACTGTCATCATT ATATCATCAGGAGAGGCCTACCTCGTCTACAGTAAGAGGATCCACTCTAACTCTGAGTTCAACGGGTACGTGGCGGCACTCTACAAGGTGCTGGGTACCTTCCTGTTCGGggcagctgtcagccaatcactgACGGACCTGGCCAAGTTCTCCATCGGACGCCCTCGGCCCAACTTCATGGCCGTCTGCAACCCCAAGGTCTGCAAAGGCTACGTGCTGGAGATCAACTGCACCGGCAATCCTCGGCACGTCACTGAGTCCAG GCTGTCCTTCTACTCTGGCCACTCCTCCTTtgggatgtactgtatgctgTTTCTAGCA ttgTATGTCCAGGCGAGACTGAGGGCTAAGTGGGCAAGACTCCTCCGGCCCACAATCCAGTTCTTCCTTGTGGCCTTTGCGGTGTACGTGGGCTACACCCGCGTGTCCGATTACAAGCACCACTGGAGCGACGTTCTGGTGGGCTTCCTCCAAGGCGCTCTCATCGCCATCCTCAAC GTGCGCCACGTATCAGACTTCTTCAAGCAGCGCCCTCCCCGCTGTTCCAGCCAAGAGACGGATGAGAGCGAGGAACTGGAGCGCAAACCCAGCTTGCAGATGGCCGATGCAGAGCACAACAACCATTACAGCTACCCAGGGCCTGTGTGA